The proteins below are encoded in one region of Pleuronectes platessa chromosome 14, fPlePla1.1, whole genome shotgun sequence:
- the agps gene encoding alkyldihydroxyacetonephosphate synthase, peroxisomal: MAANGSGGGSDRQRVAQQRLRIIAGHLRRPADEDSAVRAAECKAPQSESDASAEGKTVPRRRQEIMKWNGWGYNDTKFIFNKKGQTEFTGKRYRLSGMILPGLQDWFENTFGASVHHKSPATNILNSSAVQPPNLNEAFVEELKSTGVPFSHDAEDRVFRANGHCLHEIFPLREGKIGRVPDTVVWPNCHNDVVKIVELACKHNVCLIPFGGGTSVSSALECPLEETRSIVSLDTSQMNRILWIDEKNLTAHVEAGIIGQDLERLLNESGYCTGHEPDSMEFSSLGGWVATRASGMKKNVYGNIEDLVVHIKMVTPQGVIEKSCQGPRMSTGPDIHHFILGSEGTLGLVTEVTMKIRPVPAYQKYGSVVFPDFEQGVACLREVARQRCAPASIRLMDNKQFQFGHALKPQGSSMFTSFLDGLKKFYITKFKGFDPNRLCVATLLFEGDREKVLQHEKQVYDIAAKFGGLAAGEDNGQRGYMLTFVIAYLRDLGLDYYVIAESFETSVPWDRVLDVCRNVKARIVRECKERGVQFSPLSTCRVTQTYDAGACVYFYFAFNYRGLSDPIHTFEQVEHAAREEILANGGSLSHHHGVGKLRKQWMRESVSNVGIGMLKSVKDYLDPNNIFGNRNLY, encoded by the exons ATGGCGGCCAACGGCAGCGGCGGCGGCTCTGACAGGCAGCGGGTGGCACAGCAGAGACTGAGGATCATCGCCGGACATTTGCGGAGGCCGGCGGACGAGGACTCGGCCGTCCGGGCCGCGGAGTGCAAAGCCCCGCAGAGCGAGTCCGACGCCTCCGCTGAGGGGAAGACGGTGCCCCGGAGAAG GCAGGAGATTATGAAATGGAATGGCTGGGGATATAACGATACAAAGTTCATCTTCAATAAGAAAGGTCAAACAGAATTTACCGGCAAAAG GTATAGGCTAAGTGGTATGATCCTCCCTGGTCTGCAAGACtggtttgaaaacacatttggagccagtgtGCACCATAAATCCCCCGCAACA AACATTCTGAATAGCAGTGCTGTGCAGCCTCCCAATCTTAATGAGGCCTTCGTCGAAGAGCTGAAATCCACAGGTGTTCCCTTCTCTCACGATGCAGAGGACAGAGTGTTTCGCGCTAACG gcCATTGCTTACACGAGATCTTTCCCCTCCGAGAAGGGAAAATTGGTCGAGTTCCAGATACGGTGGTGTGGCCAA actgcCACAATGATGTAGTGAAAATTGTGGAACTGGCGTGCAAACATAATGTTTGTTTGATACCATTTGGAG gaGGGACGAGTGTCTCTAGCGCTCTAGAGTGCCCCCTTGAGGAAACTCGCTCCATTGTTTCTCTGGACACCTCACAGATG AACCGCATTCTGTGGATTGATGAGAAAAATTTAACGGCCCATGTGGAAGCTGGCATCATCGGTCAGGATCTGGAGAGACTA CTTAATGAGAGTGGCTACTGTACAGGGCATGAGCCTGACTCCATGGAGTTCAGCTCCTTGGGGGGTTGGGTCGCAACCAGAGCATCGGGCATGAAGAAGAACGTCTACGGCAACATTGAAGATCTG GTCGTCCACATAAAGATGGTGACCCCTCAAGGTGTAATTGAAAAGAGCTGTCAAGGCCCACGCATGTCCACAGGCCCAGATATTCACCACTTCATCCTGGGCTCAGAAG GAACCTTGGGCCTGGTCACTGAGGTAACCATGAAGATTCGTCCAGTGCCAGCGTATCAGAAATACGGCTCTGTTGTTTTCCCGGATTTTGAGCAGGGGGTTGCCTGTCTCCGGGAGGTCGCCAGACAG aggtGTGCTCCGGCATCTATTCGACTCATGGATAATAAACAGTTTCAATTTG GTCACGCCCTGAAGCCTCAAGGATCTTCAATGTTCACATCTTTTTTGGACGGCTTGAAGAAATTTTACATCaccaag TTCAAAGGGTTCGACCCCAACCGCTTGTGTGTGGCCACCCTGCTGTTCGAGGGGGACCGTGAGAAGGTCCTGCAGCATGAAAAGCAAGTTTATGACATTGCTGCAAAATTTGG GGGCCTGGCAGCTGGAGAGGACAATGGTCAAAGGGGTTACATGCTGACCTTCGTCATCGCTTACCTCCGG GACTTGGGGTTGGACTACTATGTGATTGCGGAGTCCTTTGAAACCTCTGTGCCTTGGGACAG GGTGTTGGACGTTTGCCGGAATGTAAAGGCACGCATTGTCCGAGAGTGTAAAGAGAGAGGAGTGCAGTTTTCACCATTATCCACATGCAG GGTGACTCAGACATACGACGCTGGTGCCTGTGTCTACTTTTACTTTGCCTTCAACTACAGAGGTCTCAGTGATCCAATACACACGTTCGAACAAGTGGAG catgcagctAGAGAAGAAATCCTTGCCAATGGAGGAAGCTTGTCACATCACCATGGAG TGGGGAAACTTCGGAAGCAGTGGATGAGAGAATCCGTTTCCAATGTCGGCATCGGAATGCTCAAGTCCGTCAAGGACTACCTGGACCCCAATAACATCTTTGGCAACAGGAACCTCTATTGA